ACTCTAAAAATGTCTGTAATCGTGTTCCATAAGAATAAATCATTATTTCATCATCAGGCACTGATTCTGCTGAATAATGATCCATTTCAATCAATTTGATAAAATCCAGAAGAATTTCTTTTTTAAGGGAAAAAGAAACACTTTCATACATATGATTCTCAAGAGGATCACCGCTTTTTACAATTTCAACATAAGTAGCTTTTTTCAATAGCATCATTTCCCCCTTCTTTAGGGAAATAAACTGGTCACCAATACGCAATTCATTGGTTCCTTCAAGTGCAAACAACAAAAAATGCTCTTTCAGCATATTTGTTTTATAAAACGGCGTGATATGCTGTTGCCGACAAATTTCTGTTATGCCGATTTTATCCGCTTTTAAAATAATGTACGTTCCGGGGTAAGAGTTGTTTTCTTCTATTTGCTTTATAACTTCCATGATTTCATTTTTTACAAATATATATGTTTTTTCTTTCAAAAACAATTTGGAAGAAAAAGTCATTAAATATGACGCTTTAAGCAAACTGATTGTAGCACAAAAACACGAATTTTGCAAAGTATTAATCATTAAATAAAAAAATAAACGATTATGGTACAGTTTAAAAATTCAGAGAAAGTAGCTGAGATAAAAGGTTTATCTCAAGTAGTTGAAATCCCGTTCGGAAATAAGAAGATGCTAGTTCTATCAGGACAAATT
This Dysgonomonadaceae bacterium PH5-43 DNA region includes the following protein-coding sequences:
- a CDS encoding AraC-like DNA-binding protein (product_source=COG2207; cath_funfam=1.10.10.60; cog=COG2207; ko=KO:K20968; pfam=PF12833; smart=SM00342; superfamily=46689,51182) is translated as MTFSSKLFLKEKTYIFVKNEIMEVIKQIEENNSYPGTYIILKADKIGITEICRQQHITPFYKTNMLKEHFLLFALEGTNELRIGDQFISLKKGEMMLLKKATYVEIVKSGDPLENHMYESVSFSLKKEILLDFIKLIEMDHYSAESVPDDEIMIYSYGTRLQTFLESMKPYFDDNENIKTGLFKLKILELLYDLSQANPRFLQQLVNFNRNEARDLMNTLELYYLQPYTLEELASISGRSLSSFRREFESIFHMTPAKWIQEKRLQKAKELFLSTQLTIADVCYEVGYENASHFSRLYKSHFGYSPSETKKMVV